The genomic DNA GCATCGTTTCGCTGCTGCCCAGCGCGACCGAAATCATCTGCGCCCTCGGACTCGAGCCACAGCTCGTGGGCGTCACGCACGAATGCGACTACCCACCCGTTGTCCGCGACTTGCCCAAAGTCACGCATACGCTCATCCCAACCGACGCCTCCAGCCTCGACATCGACCGGCTGGTCCGTGAACGGCTCCAGTCGGCGCGAGCGCTCTACACGCTTGACCTACCGACCCTCGAAGCGCTCCGACCGGACGTCATCGTGACGCAGGCGCTGTGTGATGTCTGCGCCGTCGCCGAAGAAGAAGTCAAAGCCGCAGCTTGTGTCCTCCCGGGAACGCCGCGGGTCGTCAACCTCGAACCCCAGTCACTTGCCGAAGTGTTCGCCAGTCTGCATCAGGTGGCCGAGGCCGTTGGCTGCCAAAGCGTTGCCAGCCAGGTGGTCGCCAGGCTCGAAGCGCGGGTGGCCGCCGTCGCCGAACGCGCGGCCGGCGTCCCGTACCGGCCGCGGGTCGCCCTGCTGGAGTGGCTGCACCCACCGTTTTCATGTGGACACTGGAGCCCCGAACTGGTTGCCCTCGCCGGCGGAGAAGAGGTTCTGGGACGCGCCGGCGTTCCGTCACGGACGCTTTCTTGGGAAGAGGTCGTGGCTGCCCAGCCGGAAGTGGTCTTCGTCGCGTGCTGTGGCTTTTCAGTTGAGCGCACACTTGCAGACCTGGACCAGCTTGCCGACCACCCCGCCTGGCAGGCGTTGCCGGCCGTCCGGCAGGGACGGGTCTATGTCACGGACGGTTCGCATTACTTCAGCCGGCCTGGCCCGCGCCTCGTCGAAAGCCTCGAGATTCTGGCTCATGCGCTGCAGCCAGCCAGCCAGCCACAGCCGGTTGTTGGCCCGGCAGTGGTTTATGTTCCGCAGCAACAGCGCACGGCCGCCAACGCCTGACCGCCACGCCAGCCCCCCGGCCGCTTACGGTTCGGCCGGGGGGTCATCGGTGGCTTCTTCGCTCTCGGTAGAAAACTTCCGGTAGTCACCATAGCGGTTCTCGACGCTGATATTGAGACCGGCGAGCAGTAAGACCTTGATGCCGGCGTTGAACTCTTCGCGCAGTGGCAGCCAGACGCCTTCCGCGTTGCGCGTCTGCTCAAACACAAACGCGGCCCCGCGCTTGAGCGAGGCCAGCAGGCCGCCGCCGACCTTGAAATCGCTGGCAAACCGTCCTTCGAGCCGCGCCACTTCTTCATCTTCAGCATCCAGCCAAACGGTTCCGACAAGTTTTTGGATGATTTTTTCCGCGTCGTTGGTCGGTTTGTAGTCGGCGCGTGGGCGGAAGTCACACACGATGACCGGCCGCTCGCGCAACGTCTCGCGCCGCGGATTGTAGAACTCGCAGACCCGCAAAAACTGCGCGATGGTCAGCCGCCGGCGCTGGGCTTCATCGTCGTCATCCGCTTTGCTGGCCTTGCGTTTTTCCTGGCGCGCCTCGTTTTCTTCAATGAACTTGGCCACCCGGCGCTGCTCCTTTTCGGCTTCCGATGCCGAAAGCGGTTTCCCATCCACGGCCACCAGTTTTCGGGCGCGCACGCCGCCCTTGAGTGGATAGACCTCATAGGTCTTGACTTCCGTTTCCTTCACCCGCCCATCGCCATCGAGGCGGCGGATGGTTTCCAGTAAGGTGTAGGTGTACTGCGTCACCCGCTCGTCCAGGGCGCGCTGGTTGCTCACAATCCGCGTCAGTAAGGCGGAAACATCCAGCGCCGGCTCGCGGCTGGGTATCCCAAAGTGATTCGTGGCAAAAGCGCCAACGCGGATGACCTCCGTCACTGTCAGCGTCAGGGCCGGCTCGTCCGGTGCTTCGAGCGTGATTTGAAAGGGTTCGCGGATGCCATTGACCAGGCGGTAATCCGCAAACTGAAACGTCCGGCGGTTGGCTCCTTCCCCGCTTTCCAAGCGTGTCAGCAAGCCGGTGTCGGCAGCAAAATAGCCGGTCGCCTCGGCGCGTTCCCGTGATGTAAAGACCACCCGGTAGTAGGGCTTCCCATCGCGTTCAACCACCGGCAGCGAGCGCGTCGCAAGCCCCTGCCCTTTGGCGTCAATCAGTCGCCCGGCCAGAATCCATCCCTCTAGCGCACGCTGCCGTCCGGCTTCGTCCACCAGCGTCCGCGCGCCCTCGCGGGTGGTCTGCGCCCAAGCCGAAGTACCGCTGACGCCAAGACACCAGCGGTCGGCGTCAAACGCCAGTTCGAGCCGCAACTGATCGGGAACACTTCGGTCGAGCGTAAAACTCCCGGCCTCACCGGCGTCCGTTTGGACAACACCGCGCGTGGTTGTGCTGCCGGCTGCCCGCAGGGCTTTTTCTCCACCAACCGCCGTGAGGTGGCGACTCAAGATTTTGGGCGCGGCCAGCGGCTTGACCGCGCGGGACGACTGGGCCGCGGCCGGAGCGCCGAGGCTCAACCAGCCACCCGCCACGCCGACCAACCACAGCAACCAAGCCTGGCGCGCGCGCGCCGGAACTGAAAACGCCGGAGCAAAAGGTAGAGTAGAAGGTAAAGACATCGGGCATTGGTTGACGAAGACCAAGGTTGCCAACCACTTCCAACCGGTTGGCGAAAATGCATTTTGCATCAGCCGGGTGATTTCATAAGTTGGAAATAGCCCAATTGGGCGCGGAGGAGGCGTGTGGCTTGTGAAAGAGGGCGTCGTACCGTCATCGTCGTTTCGGCTGTCCAAAACGGCGTCTCCGGCCTCCACGCCGATGCGCCGCAAGGTTTCAGCCTGGATCGAACTCCTCAAGCCAGTCACCTGGATTCCCATCATGTGCGCTTACGTGGCCGGGGCGCTGTGTAGCGCCAAGTTCACGACGGCCAGTCTCGCCGACTGGCGGCTGTGGCTCGGCCTGGTCATGAGCGGTCCACTCATTTCGGGAACCTGCCAGGCAATGAACGACTACTTCGACCGCGACGTGGACGCCATCAATGAACCCTACCGCCCTATTCCTTCCGGGCGCATCAGCCTGCGCGAAGCCACGCTCGGCATCAGTCTGCTCTGTGGCTTGACACTCGTCGCGGCCTATCTCATTCACCCGTGGATCGTGGCCCTGGCCGTGATCGGGATTGTCAACGCGCATCTCTACAGCGCCAAACCCATCAAGCTGAAACGAATTGTCTGGGTAGGCAATGCCACCGTTGCGGCATCCTACATCTTGCTTCCATGGATGTCGGGCGAGTTGGCCTTCAAGGGCCAGATCAGTTGGACGGCAACCGCCGTTGCCGTCTGCTACGTCATCGCCAGCATCGGCAGCATGACGACCAATGATTTCAAGTCGCTCGAAGGCGACGCGCGCATGGCAATTCACACCTTGCCCCAGGTCTTCGGGGTCCGACGGGGAGCCTGGCTCGGCGTGTTCGTGCTCAATGCCGGACAACTCGCGGCAGCCGGCTTACTGGCCACGCTCGGCGAGTGGGGCTGGGCCGGTCTCGTCGGCGCGACGGTGCTGCCGCAAATGTGGTTTCAGCGAACGTTTCTGGCTGACCCGATCGGTAAGGCAGTTTGGTACAACGCCCATGCCCAGGGCTTCCTGGTGCTGGGCATGTTTTTGGCTGCCTGGGCCGTCCGCGCTTGACTCTGGCCTCACTTGGACCAGAACGGCTCGATCCGATGGAACTCCCGCCAGAGCCGCTCCAGCTCGGCCAGCCGGTGGGCCTGTTCACCGGCCAGAAAGCCACTTACCAGGCCCAGGGCTTCCCCAACCGTCACGTCACTCACCTGCCTGATGTCATCAAGCAGACGAGCCGTCACGGCAGCGTCGTTCAGCCCGCCCAGCACATCCTGCAACGCTGCCAGGTGCCGAATGAAGCGGTTGGACGCCTTTAGACGCTGTCCGGCAAAGAACTCCGCTCCGTAACGCAACTTCTTGGCGGCAATCCGCAAGGCGTGTCGCCCGGCCGCGTCGAGTTCCTGTAACCGTTGTCCGAGGCGCGTCAGCCGACGGTGGCGACGGTGCAGGGCCGTCCGCAGCCAGGCGGTGGTCGTTAGGGATGTCAGGGGCAGTGTCATGAGCGTGCGCTCTATCCGCAGCCAGAGCTGAACCGGCCGGGGTGAGTCGAGGGCCCTGCGCGCACGGTCATGAGCAACCCGGCGCAACTGCTGGGCAAGGGGCTGCAGGACAGCAAGGCGTTCTGGTTGCGCTAGATGACGTTGGATGCGCGGCAGTGTTTCAGTGACGAACACATCCCAATCCCGCGCCTGGGACAACTCGCCCATCAACCACTTCAGGTCCGGCACCCAGTCCGGCGGGGCATAGTCCGTGAAGCGCAACAGTCCGACGGCTGCCCGCAGGCGGCGCAGGGCGACCCGCATCTGATGGATGTACTCAGGATCGGGGTCGGCCGCCAGCCGGAATCCCGGCAGGTTCGCCTCAAACTGGCGCAGGCAGTTCCGCGCAATGTCGGCAAAAGACTTCAGCGCCGGAGCGCCGCCGTCCAGCTCCGGCAACATCGCTTTGGTCGGCGTCAGTGGCAGCGCGCCGATGAGTTGGTAGCCCCGCTGCGCCTTGCTGCGTGGCTCCAGACCCAACGGAAGGGCGGTTACCAAGGCTTCGGCCACGTCAAACAGCGCCTCGGCAGAGCCGTGTTTCAGTTCGAGTTCGAGTTCCGAAATCGGCCAAGCAAGGTCACCGGCCCGCACTTCCCCCCGGTCAAGCGCGATCTCGACGCGCGCGGCCTCCTGAACCATGTCCCAGGTCTCGCGCCGGATGACGGTCTCAAAGCAGGGGGACAGCGCTGCGCCGGTGTCCGGCGGCAGGCAAGCCTGGGCTTCCGGCGGTAGCCGGTCGAGCTGAAGACGGGCGGCGGTCACCGGGGTTTCCCACTCGGCGCGCTGCGCCAGTACCCCGCTTGCGCCTGGGCAGGCCTTGAGTGTCTGTAACCAGCGCCGCCGGGCGTGGCGCAAACGGAGGGTAACCCCATGCCGCAGGAGCACCGCGTCAGGCGTGTCAAAGTAAACGGTGTGCAGTTTGGCGCGCGTCGGACAGATGGCGTGCAGCAGCGGGTGGCGCCGGAGCCGTCGGACGTGCTCCGGGGACAGAGCCAGCTTGATCTCGGTTTCAACCGGCAACGCCGGCGTGTTTACGGCTAGCCTACCCATGCCAAGACCCTCCTCACTTCATCATTCGACCAATGACCGGCCGGTGGCAACGTACTTCGGCGGTCGGACATACACACGATTTCGCCGCCCTGGTACTCATGTGACGTTGGCTAAAAGCCAGCTCCAGAGAAAACGCGCCTTGGTGTCGTCGGGCGATCAGGGCGCAGGCAGCGCGCAGAGGGTATGGGGAACGCCAACCTGGGCGCTTGGGTCTGCGGCGCGGCACGCCCGACGGCCCGGCCGACGCTTCTGCCGGTCGGTTGGTAGTCGGCGTGCTGCCCGGTCCTGGCGCACGGGGCCGGCTTACATCGCCGTTGGCGCGGCCGGCGCGAAGAACTTCCGCCAGGTTGCGCGCAGCGACGGTGAAACTTCGGCTTCCGCCAGCGCCCCGGCGGCGCGCAGCGCGGCATGACAGGCCGGCAGCCGGTAATGCGGCACGCTGGGGTAAAGATGGTGTTCGATGTGGTAGTGCATCTGATGGGGAAAGAGCCACCAGCGGACGTACCACGGCACCAGATTTGTCCGCGCCGCGCGCAACGGCGTCGAGGTGTCCGGCACAGCCCCATGCTCGCAGAGCGCCCGAAGCCGCAGCACGAACTGAAGCAACGTGACCAGCGGAAGCAGCCACAGGACAACGTACGAGCGCCACCATCCGGTTGCAATGGCCAAGCCAAGCCACAGCACATGGCAGGCGATCACCAAGCGCTGGTCCAGCCGGGCGGCACGGCGCAGCGCAGGCGAAGTGTCGTCAATGATGGACATGTGCGCGGCCGGCTTTTCGGGCGCGGCTCTGCGGAGCGGCCTGCCGAAGAAATACAGGTAATTTTTGACCGCCGTCACGCCGAGCAAGTCCTTGATGAATTTCTTGAGCAGATGCCAGCGCCCTCGCGGATAACCCGCCATGAGCGCCATGTCGGGGTCAACCGGCGTGTAGAGATGGTTGTGATGAATGCGGTGAATGATGCGGTAGGTGTGCATCGAGACGCCCAGCGGCGCGGCGCAGAGGACGCCGACGGCATCGTTGAGCCACCGGGTTTCATACATCCGGTAGTGCGCCGCCTGGTGGGCGAGAATGGCCAGGCCATGCTGGGCAGCGGCAATGCCTAACGGGGCAAGGCACCACAGAACCGGATGATCAAGCCAGATGGTCGCGGCGACTAGCCCGCCAATCATGCCCCAATCGAATACCAGCGACGCCGTCGCCCGCCACGGCGACAGCGCCGAAAGCTGCTTGACGACCGCCGGCGCCAGCAGTGGCCGTTTGGTCGTCTGCCGAAACTCTTCTCCGCGTTGCCCAACATCGGTCAGCATGGCGGCGCCTCACTGAATAGTCCAAACTCAGGCCGCGCCGGCCAGCGCCGCAATGCGCTCGATACAGTCGCCGACGACCTTGTTGGGCGTCGAAGCTCCCGCCGTGATGCCAATCGTGATGTTACCCGCCGGAAGCCAGTTCTGGGTGGTGGCTTCCTCTTTGCTGAATGCCGGCTTGTGGCGAATTTCCGTCGCCGACACCAGGCACTCCGGCGCGTTGATGTGATAGGTTGGCAGGCGCTCCGAGGCAATCTCGCACAGGTGCTCGGTGTTGCTGCTATTGTAGCCACCCACCACGATGACCAGATCGAGCGGCTCCTCGATCAGTTGCAGAATGGCGTCCTGGCGCTCCTGCGTCGCGCTGCAAATTGTGTCGAATGACCGGAAGCGCGCCTTGAGTTCATCCGGGCCGTACCGCCGCTCCATCGCGCGCCGCACCATGTCGGCAATTTCCAAGGACTCGCTGGAAAGCATGGTCGTCTGGTTGGCCAGCCCGACGCGCTCCAGATCGCGGTCTGGGTCAAAACCCGGCGTGGCCACGGCGGCGTACTTGGCCAGAAACCGCTCCCGGTCGCCACGCCCCTCGATGTAATCGCAGACGTCCTGTGCCTGGGCGCGATCACGCACGACCAGGAACTTTCCCCCCTCGTACAGCGTCGTCCGCGAGCGGGTGGCCTCGGTTTCCTCGTGGTCGTACTTGCCATGAATGATGGCCGTAAAACCTTCGCGGGCATACTTCTCAACCCGCTTCCACACGTGGACGACCGATCCGCAAGTGGTATCCACCAGCAGGCAGCCAACGTTTTTGAGGCGCTCCAGCTCATGGGTCGGTGCGCCAAAGGCTGGGATGAGCACGATGTCATCGGCGGTCACGTCATCCCCCGGACGCAGGAAGGAGTAGCCCATTTTCGCCAACTGTTCGTTGACCGTTGGGTTGTGAATGATTTCACCAGTGAGATAGACCCGCCGATCAGGAAACCGGACGTGGGTTTCATAAGCCAAGTCGAGCGCATGATCGACGCCATAGCAAAACCCAAACTCCTGGGCGAGCCGAAAGGTCAGCCGTCCGACCTGATGCGTCCCGCCGGCGGCCTTGATGAGTTGAACCAAGACACTGTCAAAGTCATTCTTGATTTCGTCGTGAACTTCAGCGCGCAGTCCAAAGCCGCTGCGGGAAGGATGGTGGCGGACGGCAGGCGCGGCCGCTTCATTCACAATTGCCATGAGGAAATACCTAAGCTCCGGGAAGAGTAAAAAAGCTGACTAAAGTTTACACCGCGCCGTTCTTCCGCGCCAAGCCATGCCGTCGCGGCCGGGCGCTCCGCAGTAGGCACAAGCCCCACTTTTGATATAGATTTGCCGACTTTGCGCTGCCGCCGCGCGCGGATAGCGGAGACTATCTGACCTGTTTGACGGGAGGAAACGTTTGCCTATGACCGGATTTGCGCCCCGTGTCGTGCAGCCTGTTGTGGAATCACCTCTTGCGCTCGCCACGCGGACGGTTCGCCCGGCGCCGGCATCGGCCGCGTCTGTCCAGGCGGCGATTGGTCGCGCCCAGGACTACTTGCTGGCAAAGCAGTATCCCGAAGGCTACTGGTGGGCCGAACTCGAAGCGAATGTGACCCTGACGGCTGAATACGTGTTTCTTCACAAAGTCCTCGGCACGGACGGCGCGCGCGCGCGGCAGTTCGAGAAGATTCGCACCTACCTCCGCCGCCAACAGCGGGCGCATGGCGGGTGGGAGTTGTATTACGGTGATGGCGGCGAACTGTCCACGACCATTGAAGCCTACTTTGCGCTCAAGTTGCTGGGCGACGCGCCTGAGGCGCCCCACATGGCGCAGGCGCGTGACTTCATCCTGGCGCGCGGCGGCGTCACCAAGGCGCGGGTCTTCACCAAGATTCACCTGGCGTTGTTCGGCGCGTTCCCCTGGGAAGGCTGCCCGACGCTGCCGGCCTGGATCATGCTTCTGCCCGACTGGTTTCCCTTCACCATTTACGAACTCGCCAGTTGGGCGCGCAGCTCGACCGTGCCACTCCTGCTGGTCAGCGACAAGAAGCCGGTCGTCAAAGTGCCGGGCGGGAACGTGGACGAGTTGTACGCCGAAGGCCGCGCCAACGCCAACCTTGCCCTCCCGAATCCCGACGGCCTGTTTTCACTGGGTGGCGCATTTATCGGTCTGGACAACCTGCTCAAGCTCATGGAGCGGTTGAACGTCTCGCCCCGCAAGGCCGAAGCTCTCGCCCGCGCCGAACGCTGGACACTCGAACACCAGGATGACAGCGGCGACTGGGGCGGCATCATTCCGGCGATGCTCAACTCGCTGCTGGGCCTGCACTGCCGCGGCTATGCGCCCGACCACCCGGTGATGCAGAAGGGCATTGAAGCGGTTGAGCGGTTTTGCATCGAAACCGACGACGAGTTTCATACCCAACCCTGCGTGTCGCCGGTCTGGGATACCGGCCTGACCATCCTGGCGCTGCTTGATTCGGGACTCCCGCCCGACCATCCGGCGCTGGTCAAAGCCGGTGAGTGGCTTCTGTCAAAGCAAATCCGGCGGGATGGTGACTGGCGGTTCAAAAACAAAACCGGACCGGCCGGCGGCTGGGCATTTGAGTTCTGGAATGACTTCTTCCCCGATGTGGACGACACGGCCGTCGTCATCATGGCGCTCCACCGCTTGAAGCTGACAGACGAAGCCGAAAAGCAGCGCCGGTTGAAGCTGGCGACCGAATGGACGCTGTCCATGCAGAGCAAAAACGGAGGCTGGGGCGCGTTCGACGTAGATAACGACTTTGAAATCCTCAATGAGATTCCCTATGGCGACCTCAAAGCCATGATTGACCCGCCAACGGCCGACCTCACCGGTCACATTCTGGAGATGTTGGGCGTGACCGGCTATCCGGCTTCACCTGAAAAGGTCGAACGCGCCATCGCTTTCATCAAGAGCAAGCAGGAACCGGAGGGCTGCTGGTGGGGACGGTGGGGTGTCAACTACATCTACGGCACGCACATGGTGATCTGCGGGCTGGTGGCGCTCGGCCTCGACCCGCGCGAGGCTTTTATCATGCGCGGCACGCAGTGGCTCAACTCCTGCCAAAATGAAGACGGTGGCTGGGGCGAAACCTGCGCCAGTTATGGCGACCGGAAGCTGATGGGGGTTGGGAAAAGCACGCCGTCGCAAACGGCCTGGGCGGTCCTGGGCTTGATGGCCGGGGGTGAAGGCAAATCTGATTGTGCGCGGCGCGGCGTCGAGTACCTCGTGACCCACCAGAACGACGACGGCAGTTGGACGGAAGCCGAATTTACCGGCACCGGCTTTCCCAACCATTTCTACATGAACTATCACTTTTACCGGAACTATTTCCCGCTCATGGCGCTTGGGCGCTACCGGGCGGTTGCCAAATAATGCGCCAACGCCCACACCCACGGCCAACGCGCAATCAGCAAACCAGAAAATTCACCTGGATTCTTTGACGCAGAAAAATCTTGCCCCGCTAGCTGGAATAGAGTAACGTCCCTCCCGTCATTAGATTTTTCCAGCCTAGTGATAACCAGGCGGCGCTATTCAAAAACGCTAGCCTTGAAACGGTTTGCGAAGCCTGTTGCAGCGCTTGTCGCGCGCGCGTCACAAGGAGGATGTGATGGGTAACTACACGAACGGTCACGTTCCGGCTTACCAAGTGGCTGTGATTGACGAGCTGGACCATGCCGCCAAAGCAGTTGAGAAGTTTGGGCTTCCGGTGACGGCCACGTACACCTTGGCAGAAGCTGGAACGCGGCTCTCCGAACTCAGCAAGTATCAAATCATTATTGTTGGCGTTTCACTGTTTCCGATTCGGCGCCGGATCGTCAACGAGCTGCGCCGGGTCGCGCCGGATGCCTGTCTGGTCTTCTTGCGGCGGTCACATGAGTTTTCAAATGGGCAAGCGCCGCTGGAAGTCAAGAATACGGTTTCGGCCGACTTCATGCTGAGCGCCTCATCATCGGACGAAGTGTGGTTGGCGGCGCAGTCGCTCAAGAGCATGTTTCCGCTGCCCACGACTGCCGATTTGGAGCCACCGGCCGAAGCCTTCCTGATGGACCGGGTGATGAAAGTCGTGGCGGCGCACTATCAAGACCCAAGCCTCAACCTGCGGGCGGTCGCCACACGGCTCAACCTGTCGTCGGGGCAACTGTCCCGGCTGCTCAATCGGCATGCTGGCATGCGCTTCCGGCAACTGCTGCAACAGACGCGCCTCGAAGCCGCCAAGCAGTTGCTGATGACGGCCAACTGCACCACCATCAAGGAAGTGGCTTTCAAGGTTGGGTTTGCCGATAGCGACTACTTTTCGCGGGCTTTCAAGCGCTACACAGGCTGCTGCGCCACCGATTACCGCGAAAACAGCGCCCTTCAGTAGGCGGTGGAAACGACGCCGGCGCGAATACCAGCGCCGGGTCGAGGTCTTCAGGCAAGGCCTGGAGCAAGTTAGCGGGTCCGCGCGCCGGCATAGCGGTTGAACACGACCTGGGGACACTCCACGACGCGCCGCTGCTCAAGGCACATTACCAGCCGCACAAACTGCGCCATGCTCCAGGCCAGGGGCGTGGCGCTTCCGGTGCCCTGCCCGATGCGATAACGAGCGTCGGCCGGATAGGTCCGATCCCAGACCTGCTCCGGCAGCATGCCCGCCG from Chloracidobacterium validum includes the following:
- a CDS encoding cobalamin-binding protein → MPDVRIVSLLPSATEIICALGLEPQLVGVTHECDYPPVVRDLPKVTHTLIPTDASSLDIDRLVRERLQSARALYTLDLPTLEALRPDVIVTQALCDVCAVAEEEVKAAACVLPGTPRVVNLEPQSLAEVFASLHQVAEAVGCQSVASQVVARLEARVAAVAERAAGVPYRPRVALLEWLHPPFSCGHWSPELVALAGGEEVLGRAGVPSRTLSWEEVVAAQPEVVFVACCGFSVERTLADLDQLADHPAWQALPAVRQGRVYVTDGSHYFSRPGPRLVESLEILAHALQPASQPQPVVGPAVVYVPQQQRTAANA
- a CDS encoding helix-turn-helix domain-containing protein, whose translation is MGNYTNGHVPAYQVAVIDELDHAAKAVEKFGLPVTATYTLAEAGTRLSELSKYQIIIVGVSLFPIRRRIVNELRRVAPDACLVFLRRSHEFSNGQAPLEVKNTVSADFMLSASSSDEVWLAAQSLKSMFPLPTTADLEPPAEAFLMDRVMKVVAAHYQDPSLNLRAVATRLNLSSGQLSRLLNRHAGMRFRQLLQQTRLEAAKQLLMTANCTTIKEVAFKVGFADSDYFSRAFKRYTGCCATDYRENSALQ
- a CDS encoding CYTH and CHAD domain-containing protein, which translates into the protein MGRLAVNTPALPVETEIKLALSPEHVRRLRRHPLLHAICPTRAKLHTVYFDTPDAVLLRHGVTLRLRHARRRWLQTLKACPGASGVLAQRAEWETPVTAARLQLDRLPPEAQACLPPDTGAALSPCFETVIRRETWDMVQEAARVEIALDRGEVRAGDLAWPISELELELKHGSAEALFDVAEALVTALPLGLEPRSKAQRGYQLIGALPLTPTKAMLPELDGGAPALKSFADIARNCLRQFEANLPGFRLAADPDPEYIHQMRVALRRLRAAVGLLRFTDYAPPDWVPDLKWLMGELSQARDWDVFVTETLPRIQRHLAQPERLAVLQPLAQQLRRVAHDRARRALDSPRPVQLWLRIERTLMTLPLTSLTTTAWLRTALHRRHRRLTRLGQRLQELDAAGRHALRIAAKKLRYGAEFFAGQRLKASNRFIRHLAALQDVLGGLNDAAVTARLLDDIRQVSDVTVGEALGLVSGFLAGEQAHRLAELERLWREFHRIEPFWSK
- a CDS encoding 4-hydroxy-3-methylbut-2-enyl diphosphate reductase translates to MAIVNEAAAPAVRHHPSRSGFGLRAEVHDEIKNDFDSVLVQLIKAAGGTHQVGRLTFRLAQEFGFCYGVDHALDLAYETHVRFPDRRVYLTGEIIHNPTVNEQLAKMGYSFLRPGDDVTADDIVLIPAFGAPTHELERLKNVGCLLVDTTCGSVVHVWKRVEKYAREGFTAIIHGKYDHEETEATRSRTTLYEGGKFLVVRDRAQAQDVCDYIEGRGDRERFLAKYAAVATPGFDPDRDLERVGLANQTTMLSSESLEIADMVRRAMERRYGPDELKARFRSFDTICSATQERQDAILQLIEEPLDLVIVVGGYNSSNTEHLCEIASERLPTYHINAPECLVSATEIRHKPAFSKEEATTQNWLPAGNITIGITAGASTPNKVVGDCIERIAALAGAA
- a CDS encoding fatty acid desaturase family protein, giving the protein MLTDVGQRGEEFRQTTKRPLLAPAVVKQLSALSPWRATASLVFDWGMIGGLVAATIWLDHPVLWCLAPLGIAAAQHGLAILAHQAAHYRMYETRWLNDAVGVLCAAPLGVSMHTYRIIHRIHHNHLYTPVDPDMALMAGYPRGRWHLLKKFIKDLLGVTAVKNYLYFFGRPLRRAAPEKPAAHMSIIDDTSPALRRAARLDQRLVIACHVLWLGLAIATGWWRSYVVLWLLPLVTLLQFVLRLRALCEHGAVPDTSTPLRAARTNLVPWYVRWWLFPHQMHYHIEHHLYPSVPHYRLPACHAALRAAGALAEAEVSPSLRATWRKFFAPAAPTAM
- the shc gene encoding squalene--hopene cyclase encodes the protein MTGFAPRVVQPVVESPLALATRTVRPAPASAASVQAAIGRAQDYLLAKQYPEGYWWAELEANVTLTAEYVFLHKVLGTDGARARQFEKIRTYLRRQQRAHGGWELYYGDGGELSTTIEAYFALKLLGDAPEAPHMAQARDFILARGGVTKARVFTKIHLALFGAFPWEGCPTLPAWIMLLPDWFPFTIYELASWARSSTVPLLLVSDKKPVVKVPGGNVDELYAEGRANANLALPNPDGLFSLGGAFIGLDNLLKLMERLNVSPRKAEALARAERWTLEHQDDSGDWGGIIPAMLNSLLGLHCRGYAPDHPVMQKGIEAVERFCIETDDEFHTQPCVSPVWDTGLTILALLDSGLPPDHPALVKAGEWLLSKQIRRDGDWRFKNKTGPAGGWAFEFWNDFFPDVDDTAVVIMALHRLKLTDEAEKQRRLKLATEWTLSMQSKNGGWGAFDVDNDFEILNEIPYGDLKAMIDPPTADLTGHILEMLGVTGYPASPEKVERAIAFIKSKQEPEGCWWGRWGVNYIYGTHMVICGLVALGLDPREAFIMRGTQWLNSCQNEDGGWGETCASYGDRKLMGVGKSTPSQTAWAVLGLMAGGEGKSDCARRGVEYLVTHQNDDGSWTEAEFTGTGFPNHFYMNYHFYRNYFPLMALGRYRAVAK
- the chlG gene encoding chlorophyll synthase ChlG; the protein is MWLVKEGVVPSSSFRLSKTASPASTPMRRKVSAWIELLKPVTWIPIMCAYVAGALCSAKFTTASLADWRLWLGLVMSGPLISGTCQAMNDYFDRDVDAINEPYRPIPSGRISLREATLGISLLCGLTLVAAYLIHPWIVALAVIGIVNAHLYSAKPIKLKRIVWVGNATVAASYILLPWMSGELAFKGQISWTATAVAVCYVIASIGSMTTNDFKSLEGDARMAIHTLPQVFGVRRGAWLGVFVLNAGQLAAAGLLATLGEWGWAGLVGATVLPQMWFQRTFLADPIGKAVWYNAHAQGFLVLGMFLAAWAVRA